One window of Streptomyces sp. FIT100 genomic DNA carries:
- the paaD gene encoding 1,2-phenylacetyl-CoA epoxidase subunit PaaD translates to MVTDTTGTTDTQLEAELRRLAGAVPDPELPVLTLEELGVLRGVQILGPGRVEVELTPTYTGCPAIEAMASDIERVLHDHGIPEVSVVKVLAPAWSTDDISAEGRRKLTEFGIAPPRPGAMDGPVPLTLTVRCPHCGSTDTELLSRFSSTSCKALRRCTACLEPFDHFKEL, encoded by the coding sequence ATGGTGACCGACACGACCGGCACGACGGACACACAGCTGGAGGCCGAGCTACGCAGGCTGGCCGGGGCCGTGCCCGACCCGGAGCTGCCGGTGCTGACGCTGGAGGAGCTCGGTGTGCTCCGCGGGGTGCAGATCCTCGGCCCCGGCAGGGTCGAGGTCGAGCTGACCCCCACCTACACCGGCTGTCCCGCCATCGAGGCGATGGCCTCGGACATCGAGCGGGTGCTCCACGACCACGGGATACCGGAGGTGTCGGTGGTCAAGGTGCTGGCCCCCGCCTGGTCGACGGACGACATCAGCGCGGAGGGCCGGCGCAAGCTCACGGAGTTCGGGATCGCGCCACCGAGGCCGGGGGCGATGGACGGGCCGGTTCCGCTCACACTCACCGTGCGCTGCCCCCACTGCGGCTCCACGGACACCGAGCTGCTGAGCCGCTTCTCCTCCACCTCGTGCAAGGCGCTGCGCCGCTGCACGGCCTGTCTCGAACCGTTCGACCACTTCAAGGAGTTGTAG
- the paaB gene encoding 1,2-phenylacetyl-CoA epoxidase subunit PaaB, translating into MSSSTDWPLWEVFVRSRRGLSHTHAGSLHAPDAEMALRNARDLYTRRNEGVSIWVVPSAAITASSPDEKDPFFEPAADKPYRHPTFYEIPEGVKHL; encoded by the coding sequence ATGAGCAGTTCGACCGACTGGCCGCTGTGGGAGGTGTTCGTGCGCTCGCGGCGCGGGCTGTCGCACACCCACGCGGGGAGCCTTCACGCCCCTGACGCCGAGATGGCGCTGCGCAACGCCCGCGATCTCTACACCCGGCGCAACGAGGGCGTCTCGATCTGGGTGGTGCCGTCGGCAGCGATCACCGCTTCGTCCCCGGACGAGAAGGACCCCTTCTTCGAGCCGGCCGCCGACAAGCCGTACCGCCACCCGACCTTCTACGAGATCCCGGAAGGGGTGAAGCACCTGTGA
- the paaC gene encoding 1,2-phenylacetyl-CoA epoxidase subunit PaaC, with protein MSAALALGDDALVLSHRLGEWAGHAPVLEEDVALANIALDLLGQARTLLSLVGDEDELAYLREERAFRNLQLVEQPNGDFAHTIARQLYFSTFQRLLFGQLAAGGGEFAGLAAKAVKEVAYHQDHAEQWTLRLGDGTEESHRRMQRACDALWRFTGEMFQPVEGLDVDWEALREGWLESVTAVLERATLTVPDTATTGAWSAGAGRQGLHTEPFGRMLAEMQHLHRSHPGASW; from the coding sequence GTGAGCGCCGCACTCGCGCTGGGCGACGACGCGCTGGTGCTCTCGCACCGGCTGGGGGAGTGGGCCGGGCATGCCCCGGTCCTGGAGGAAGACGTCGCGCTGGCCAATATCGCCCTCGATCTGCTGGGCCAGGCACGGACCCTGCTCTCCCTCGTCGGCGACGAGGACGAGCTGGCGTATCTGCGCGAGGAGCGGGCATTTCGCAACCTCCAGCTGGTCGAGCAGCCGAACGGCGACTTCGCCCACACCATCGCCCGCCAGCTGTACTTCTCCACCTTCCAGCGGCTGCTGTTCGGGCAGCTCGCGGCAGGCGGCGGCGAGTTCGCGGGGCTGGCGGCGAAGGCGGTCAAGGAGGTCGCCTACCACCAGGACCACGCCGAGCAGTGGACCCTGCGCCTCGGCGACGGCACGGAGGAGAGCCACCGGCGGATGCAGCGGGCCTGCGACGCGCTGTGGCGGTTCACCGGCGAGATGTTCCAGCCGGTGGAGGGCCTGGACGTGGACTGGGAGGCGCTGCGGGAAGGCTGGCTGGAGTCGGTCACGGCCGTGCTGGAGCGCGCGACCCTGACCGTCCCGGACACGGCCACCACGGGAGCCTGGTCAGCGGGCGCAGGCAGGCAGGGTCTGCACACGGAGCCGTTCGGGCGGATGCTGGCCGAGATGCAGCATCTGCACCGCAGCCACCCGGGGGCGTCATGGTGA
- the paaA gene encoding 1,2-phenylacetyl-CoA epoxidase subunit PaaA: MTAVTAEHTADTTHQARFDAAVAADERIEPRDWMPDEYRSSLVRQMAQHAHSEIIGMQPEANWITRAPSLRRKAILMAKVQDEAGHGLYLYSATETLGTSREELLDKLHSGRQKYSSIFNYPTLTWADVGAIGWLVDGAAITNQVPLCRCSYGPYARAMVRICKEESFHQRQGYELLLALSQGTPAQHDMAQDAVNRWWWPSLMMFGPPDDESAHSAQSMAWKIKRHSNDELRQRFVDICVPQAEALGLTLPDPDLRWNEERGHHDFGAIDWDEFWQVLKGDGPCNEQRITQRRRAHEEGAWVREAAAAYAAKTSSDKAERDEAQVEATA, from the coding sequence ATGACGGCAGTGACTGCGGAGCACACGGCGGATACGACGCACCAGGCGCGCTTCGACGCCGCCGTGGCCGCCGACGAGCGCATCGAACCGCGCGACTGGATGCCCGATGAGTACCGGTCGTCGCTGGTCCGCCAGATGGCCCAGCACGCCCATTCGGAAATCATCGGCATGCAGCCGGAGGCGAACTGGATCACGCGCGCGCCGTCGCTGCGCCGCAAGGCGATCCTCATGGCCAAGGTGCAGGACGAGGCGGGCCACGGGCTGTATCTGTACAGCGCGACGGAAACGCTCGGGACAAGCCGCGAGGAGCTGCTCGACAAGCTCCACTCCGGCCGCCAGAAGTACTCGTCGATCTTCAACTACCCGACACTGACCTGGGCCGACGTCGGCGCGATCGGCTGGCTGGTGGACGGCGCCGCGATCACCAACCAGGTGCCGCTGTGCCGCTGCTCCTACGGCCCCTATGCCCGGGCCATGGTGCGGATCTGCAAGGAGGAGTCCTTCCACCAGCGCCAGGGGTACGAGCTGCTGCTGGCCCTGTCGCAGGGCACCCCTGCCCAGCACGACATGGCGCAGGACGCGGTGAACCGCTGGTGGTGGCCGTCCCTGATGATGTTCGGCCCCCCGGACGACGAGTCGGCGCACTCGGCGCAGTCCATGGCCTGGAAGATCAAGCGGCATTCGAACGACGAGCTGCGGCAGCGCTTCGTGGACATCTGCGTCCCGCAGGCGGAGGCCCTCGGCCTGACCCTCCCCGACCCGGACCTCCGGTGGAACGAGGAGCGGGGTCACCACGACTTCGGTGCCATCGACTGGGACGAGTTCTGGCAGGTCCTCAAGGGCGACGGCCCGTGCAACGAACAGCGCATCACCCAGCGGCGCAGGGCCCACGAGGAGGGCGCCTGGGTCCGCGAGGCGGCCGCGGCCTACGCAGCGAAGACGTCATCGGACAAGGCAGAGCGCGACGAGGCGCAGGTGGAGGCAACGGCATGA